From the genome of Cellvibrio japonicus Ueda107, one region includes:
- the purF gene encoding amidophosphoribosyltransferase, whose amino-acid sequence MCGIVGIVSKRDVNLQLYDALTILQHRGQDAAGIVTCEDGRMSQQKANGLVQDVFRTRHMQRLVGSMGIGHVRYPTAGSSGPALAQPFYVNSPYGIALAHNGNLTNADKLSEDLFKTDLRHVNTDSDSEVLLNVFAHELQSQGKLIPTPDDMFASVTGVHKRVTGGYAVVVLIANYGLLAFRDPNGIRPLVYGKRETEEGTEYMVASESVALDVLGFDLIDDVAPGEAIYITDEGELHRRQCADNPRLRPCIFEHVYFARPDSIMDGISVYKARLRQGEKLADKILRERPNHDIDVVIPIPDSSRVAGQALAQKLGVKFREGLVKNRYIGRTFIMPGQQQRKKSVRQKLNPIELEFKGKNVLLVDDSIVRGTTCQQIIQMARDAGAKKVYFASAAPAVKFPNVYGIDMPTATELIAHGRTDEEVCREIGADWLIYQNLEDLIAASAEGNNKVTEFDCAVFTGEYCAGDVTQEYLDKLAAMRNDSAKTGKKSNKQMELPIGLHNGALS is encoded by the coding sequence ATGTGCGGCATTGTAGGTATAGTGAGTAAGCGCGACGTCAATTTACAGCTCTATGACGCGCTGACCATCCTTCAGCACCGTGGCCAGGATGCGGCCGGTATAGTGACCTGTGAAGATGGTCGTATGTCCCAGCAAAAGGCGAATGGCCTGGTGCAGGATGTATTCCGGACTCGTCACATGCAGCGCTTGGTGGGTTCAATGGGGATTGGCCATGTGCGTTATCCCACGGCGGGAAGCTCTGGTCCGGCACTGGCCCAGCCTTTTTACGTGAACTCTCCCTACGGCATTGCGTTGGCCCACAATGGCAACCTCACCAATGCTGACAAGCTCAGCGAGGATCTCTTCAAGACCGATTTGCGCCACGTAAACACCGACTCGGATTCCGAGGTGCTGCTCAATGTGTTTGCCCATGAGCTGCAGTCCCAGGGCAAGTTGATACCGACCCCGGATGATATGTTCGCTTCGGTTACCGGCGTGCATAAACGCGTTACCGGTGGCTATGCGGTGGTGGTGCTGATTGCCAATTATGGCCTGCTCGCTTTCCGCGATCCCAACGGTATTCGCCCGCTGGTCTACGGCAAGCGCGAGACGGAAGAGGGAACAGAGTACATGGTAGCCTCCGAGAGCGTGGCACTGGATGTGCTCGGCTTTGACTTGATTGATGATGTGGCGCCCGGAGAGGCCATTTACATTACTGACGAAGGCGAGTTGCATCGCCGCCAGTGCGCTGATAATCCGCGCCTGCGCCCCTGTATTTTCGAGCATGTCTATTTCGCCCGTCCGGATTCCATCATGGATGGCATTTCGGTGTATAAGGCGCGCTTGCGCCAGGGTGAAAAGCTGGCGGACAAAATCCTGCGTGAACGCCCGAATCACGATATTGACGTTGTCATTCCCATTCCTGATTCGAGCCGCGTTGCAGGCCAGGCGTTGGCGCAAAAGCTGGGTGTAAAATTTCGCGAAGGCCTGGTGAAGAACCGCTACATTGGTCGCACCTTTATCATGCCTGGCCAACAGCAGCGCAAAAAATCGGTACGCCAAAAGCTCAATCCTATTGAGCTGGAGTTTAAAGGCAAAAATGTATTGCTGGTTGATGACTCTATTGTGCGCGGTACCACTTGCCAACAGATTATCCAGATGGCACGTGATGCCGGTGCCAAAAAAGTGTATTTTGCGTCAGCGGCGCCTGCGGTGAAATTTCCCAACGTCTATGGTATCGATATGCCAACGGCGACGGAGTTGATTGCCCATGGACGCACTGACGAAGAGGTATGTCGTGAAATTGGTGCTGACTGGTTGATCTACCAAAACCTGGAAGACCTGATTGCGGCATCTGCCGAAGGCAATAACAAGGTGACAGAGTTTGATTGTGCTGTCTTTACCGGTGAGTACTGTGCCGGTGATGTGACCCAGGAATACCTGGATAAGCTTGCTGCCATGCGTAACGACAGTGCCAAAACCGGTAAAAAATCCAACAAGCAAATGGAGTTACCCATCGGCTTGCATAACGGTGCCCTGAGCTGA
- a CDS encoding O-succinylhomoserine sulfhydrylase: MDEFDPLFGAALDTLAVRAGQTRSHEGEHSEALYLTSSYVFANAREAADRFSGSQPGNVYSRYTNPTVRTFEERIAALEGAETAVATSSGMAAILCTCIALLKAGDHIVCSRSVFGTTTVLFTKYLQKFGVSTTFVNPTDYSAWEAAFTPATRLVFVETPSNPLCDVVDIARLADISHAHSALLVVDNCFCTPALQKPLALGADLVVHSATKYIDGQGRCLGGVVAGPRQYVDEVLGFIRSAGPSMSPFNAWVFLKGLETLRLRMEAHSRNAMSLAQWLAAHPQVEKVFYAGLPDHLGHALAARQQSAFGGVLSFRVNGGREEAWKVIDATRIMSLTANLGDAKTTIVHPATTTHGRLSPEQKADAGITENLIRIAVGLEDINDLKADLARGLGDYRV; the protein is encoded by the coding sequence ATGGATGAATTTGATCCCCTTTTCGGCGCTGCACTGGATACCCTGGCGGTTCGCGCCGGGCAAACGCGCTCCCATGAAGGTGAGCACAGTGAAGCCCTGTACCTGACATCCAGTTATGTCTTTGCCAATGCCCGGGAGGCGGCTGATCGCTTTTCCGGCAGCCAGCCGGGTAATGTCTACTCGCGTTATACCAACCCCACCGTGCGTACCTTTGAAGAGCGTATCGCGGCACTTGAAGGTGCGGAAACGGCGGTTGCCACGTCATCCGGCATGGCGGCTATTTTGTGTACTTGCATTGCGCTGCTAAAAGCGGGCGACCATATCGTTTGTTCCCGCAGTGTGTTTGGTACGACCACAGTATTGTTTACCAAATACCTGCAGAAGTTTGGGGTATCTACGACTTTTGTAAATCCAACCGACTATTCCGCTTGGGAGGCTGCATTCACACCGGCAACCCGCCTGGTTTTTGTAGAGACACCCTCAAACCCGTTGTGCGATGTTGTTGATATTGCGCGCTTGGCTGACATCAGCCACGCACACAGCGCTTTATTGGTCGTGGATAACTGCTTTTGTACACCAGCACTACAAAAACCTCTGGCATTGGGCGCAGACCTGGTTGTTCATTCAGCTACTAAATATATCGATGGCCAGGGGCGTTGCCTGGGCGGTGTTGTAGCCGGTCCCAGGCAGTATGTGGATGAGGTATTGGGATTCATTCGCAGTGCTGGTCCCAGCATGAGTCCTTTCAATGCCTGGGTTTTCCTCAAGGGATTGGAAACCCTGCGCCTGCGTATGGAAGCCCATTCGCGCAATGCTATGAGCCTGGCCCAATGGCTTGCTGCACATCCGCAAGTGGAAAAGGTCTTTTATGCGGGCTTGCCTGACCATCTTGGCCATGCATTGGCTGCCAGGCAACAATCCGCATTTGGCGGTGTATTGTCATTCCGTGTTAACGGTGGGCGAGAAGAGGCCTGGAAGGTCATTGATGCAACCCGCATCATGTCGTTAACCGCCAACCTGGGTGATGCTAAAACCACCATTGTCCATCCGGCGACCACAACACACGGGCGCTTAAGTCCGGAACAAAAAGCCGACGCCGGTATCACGGAGAACCTGATCCGCATTGCGGTTGGCCTGGAAGATATCAATGACCTGAAGGCGGATCTTGCCCGTGGTTTGGGCGACTACAGGGTTTAA
- the htpG gene encoding molecular chaperone HtpG produces MTVDARKETRGFQTEAKQLLHLMIHSLYSNKEIFLRELVSNASDAADKLRFEAVSNGDLYEGDADLKIRIDFDKEAKTLTISDNGIGMSREEVVDNLGTIAKSGTAHFMQNLTGDQKKDAQLIGQFGVGFYSAFIVADRVVVTTRRAGSPASDGVRWECTGEAEFTVESVEKAARGTTVELHLKSDAEEFADHWRLRSIIKKYSDHIAIPVVMKKQNPVGEDGDKQEPEDEVINTATALWTRSRSDVTDEEYKEFYKHISHDFSEPLSWSHNRVEGKLDYTSLLFIPARAPFDLYNRDASRGLKLYVQRTFIMDDAEQFLPLYLRFIKGVVDSNDLSLNVSREILQKDPNIDAMRSALTKRVLDMLDKMAKNEPENYSKFWNEFGQVMKEGPAEDFANRDKVAKLLRFASTHTDKPEQDQSLDDYVARMKDGQEKVYYIAAENFNTAKNSPHLEVFRKKGIEVLLLSDRVDEWLMSHLYEFEGKQFQDVGKGELDLGKLDTDEEKQAQEKVAEQLKPLLERVKTVLDEAVSEVRITHRLTESPACVVVGAQDMGAQMRRILEAAGQKVPDAKPIFELNPEHPLVQKLEQEANEPRFADLTHILFDQANLAEGAQLQDPAVYVQRLNKLLLELSH; encoded by the coding sequence ATGACCGTTGATGCCCGCAAAGAAACTCGTGGCTTTCAGACAGAAGCCAAACAATTGCTGCATTTGATGATTCATTCGCTTTATTCCAATAAGGAAATCTTTCTGCGCGAGCTGGTTTCCAATGCCTCGGACGCTGCCGATAAATTGCGTTTTGAAGCGGTTTCCAATGGCGATCTCTATGAAGGTGACGCGGATCTGAAAATCCGTATCGATTTTGATAAAGAAGCCAAAACCCTGACCATTAGCGACAATGGTATAGGCATGTCCCGCGAGGAAGTCGTTGATAACCTGGGGACCATCGCCAAATCAGGCACTGCGCACTTCATGCAAAACCTGACGGGTGATCAGAAAAAAGATGCCCAATTGATTGGTCAGTTTGGTGTGGGCTTCTACTCTGCCTTTATTGTGGCCGATCGCGTTGTGGTCACTACGCGCCGCGCGGGCAGTCCTGCCAGTGACGGTGTGCGCTGGGAGTGTACCGGTGAGGCTGAGTTTACCGTTGAATCCGTTGAAAAGGCTGCGCGCGGTACTACCGTAGAGTTGCACCTGAAATCCGATGCGGAAGAGTTCGCAGATCACTGGCGCTTGCGCTCTATCATCAAAAAATATTCTGATCACATCGCTATCCCTGTCGTCATGAAAAAGCAAAATCCTGTTGGCGAGGATGGCGACAAGCAGGAGCCGGAAGACGAGGTTATCAATACCGCAACAGCGCTCTGGACCCGCTCACGCAGTGATGTCACTGACGAAGAATACAAAGAGTTTTACAAGCACATCAGCCATGATTTTTCCGAGCCGCTGAGCTGGAGCCACAACCGGGTAGAGGGCAAACTGGATTACACCAGTCTGTTGTTCATTCCTGCTCGCGCTCCCTTCGATTTGTATAACCGCGATGCTTCGCGCGGCCTCAAACTGTATGTTCAGCGCACCTTTATTATGGATGACGCTGAACAATTCCTGCCGCTTTATTTACGCTTTATTAAAGGCGTGGTGGACTCCAATGATTTGAGCCTCAACGTTTCGCGCGAAATCCTGCAGAAAGACCCCAATATTGATGCCATGCGTTCAGCATTGACCAAACGCGTACTGGATATGCTCGATAAGATGGCGAAAAACGAGCCGGAAAATTACAGCAAATTCTGGAATGAATTCGGCCAGGTCATGAAAGAAGGGCCCGCCGAAGATTTTGCCAATCGCGACAAAGTTGCCAAATTGCTGCGCTTTGCCTCTACCCATACCGACAAGCCTGAGCAGGATCAATCGCTGGACGATTATGTGGCGCGGATGAAAGACGGGCAGGAAAAGGTTTATTACATTGCTGCCGAAAACTTCAATACCGCCAAAAACAGTCCGCATCTGGAAGTATTCCGCAAGAAGGGTATTGAGGTATTGTTGTTGTCCGACCGTGTCGACGAATGGCTAATGAGCCATCTCTACGAGTTCGAAGGCAAGCAATTCCAGGATGTCGGCAAGGGTGAATTGGATCTGGGTAAACTGGATACGGATGAGGAAAAGCAGGCACAGGAAAAAGTGGCTGAGCAACTTAAGCCCTTACTGGAGCGTGTGAAAACGGTATTGGATGAGGCTGTTTCTGAAGTGCGTATCACCCATCGCCTCACCGAGTCGCCAGCTTGTGTGGTCGTGGGGGCTCAGGATATGGGCGCTCAAATGCGTCGTATTCTGGAAGCGGCGGGTCAGAAAGTGCCTGATGCCAAGCCCATTTTTGAGCTTAACCCCGAGCATCCACTGGTGCAAAAACTGGAACAAGAGGCGAATGAGCCCCGTTTTGCCGACTTGACCCACATCCTGTTTGACCAGGCCAACCTCGCCGAGGGGGCGCAATTGCAAGATCCGGCCGTCTATGTCCAGCGCTTGAACAAGTTGTTGCTTGAGTTATCCCATTAA
- a CDS encoding methylglyoxal synthase — MEYKQSPLPANKAIALVAHDNKKQDLLAWCRKHLDALRHHQLMATGTTGALIERETGLAIHKLISGPLGGDQQVGALITEGKVDMLVFFWDPFEPMPHDPDVKALLRIAAVWNIPVACNQVSADFMVASPCFSTPVERLIPDYAAYMARRAQGN, encoded by the coding sequence ATGGAATATAAACAAAGCCCATTGCCTGCCAATAAAGCGATTGCACTGGTTGCGCATGACAATAAAAAGCAGGACTTACTGGCTTGGTGTCGTAAACACCTGGACGCCTTGCGTCACCACCAGCTGATGGCGACAGGTACTACCGGTGCCCTGATTGAGCGCGAGACCGGATTAGCCATACATAAATTGATCTCCGGTCCTTTAGGCGGCGATCAGCAAGTGGGTGCGCTGATTACCGAAGGCAAGGTCGATATGTTGGTTTTTTTCTGGGACCCTTTTGAACCTATGCCCCATGATCCGGATGTAAAAGCCTTGCTGCGCATTGCGGCTGTGTGGAATATCCCGGTCGCCTGCAACCAGGTTTCGGCGGATTTTATGGTAGCTTCTCCCTGCTTTTCGACACCTGTCGAGCGTTTGATCCCTGATTATGCGGCTTATATGGCAAGGCGAGCCCAGGGCAATTGA
- a CDS encoding cold-shock protein: MADREIGTVKWFNNVRGYGFITRGEGSEDIFVHYRNIRAEGYRSLAEGQSVEFQLQKGEKGLQAEDVILLS; the protein is encoded by the coding sequence ATGGCAGATCGCGAGATTGGCACAGTGAAGTGGTTCAATAATGTCCGTGGATACGGCTTTATTACCCGAGGCGAAGGTAGTGAAGATATCTTTGTGCATTACCGCAATATTCGTGCTGAAGGGTATCGTTCATTAGCTGAAGGACAAAGCGTGGAATTTCAATTACAAAAGGGCGAAAAAGGGTTGCAGGCTGAAGATGTGATTTTGTTGAGCTAA
- a CDS encoding CsiV family protein has product MLLSQSRLHLSILLILLTVGGSCAANAQGRNEGWYQVELVVFARRNAKTEEHWPRDIKLRYPSRWVELKNPNQTSSHTDNTHTSASGSTNVDLTREPYWLLPATERTLNDQAHRLAHNSGYQLLFHEAWRQPVTSAKNAQGILISGGQSYGKHLELEGSITLSVATYLKLSTTLWFTQFNVNVDQATAQEWPSIPLRPNYRPASQPALTLESDINLLDDPLADWSTANVLAAEEESTPYVPRQIVLMKEVRDMRSNEVHYLDHPLLGVIVKVTPYNPTGTSQ; this is encoded by the coding sequence ATGTTGCTATCACAAAGTCGTCTCCATCTATCGATCCTGCTGATATTGCTGACCGTCGGCGGATCATGCGCCGCCAATGCCCAGGGGCGCAATGAAGGCTGGTATCAAGTGGAATTGGTCGTATTTGCGCGGCGAAATGCCAAGACTGAAGAACACTGGCCAAGGGACATTAAGCTCCGTTACCCGAGCCGCTGGGTTGAGCTGAAAAACCCAAACCAGACAAGCAGCCATACCGACAATACCCACACATCGGCGAGTGGCAGTACCAATGTGGATTTGACCCGCGAACCCTACTGGCTACTGCCTGCAACAGAGCGCACACTCAATGACCAAGCCCATCGACTTGCCCATAACAGCGGTTACCAGCTGCTGTTTCATGAAGCCTGGCGCCAGCCGGTTACATCGGCGAAAAATGCCCAGGGTATCCTGATCAGTGGTGGCCAGTCCTATGGTAAACACCTGGAATTGGAGGGCAGTATTACCCTGAGTGTGGCGACTTACCTCAAGCTCAGCACTACCCTTTGGTTTACCCAATTTAATGTGAATGTCGACCAGGCCACAGCCCAGGAATGGCCCTCTATTCCACTACGCCCTAACTATCGCCCAGCCAGCCAGCCAGCATTAACCCTCGAAAGTGATATCAATTTGCTGGATGATCCCCTGGCCGATTGGAGTACTGCCAATGTGCTTGCAGCAGAAGAAGAATCAACTCCCTATGTTCCGCGTCAGATTGTTCTCATGAAAGAGGTGCGCGATATGCGCAGCAACGAAGTGCATTATCTGGATCACCCCCTGCTGGGTGTCATTGTTAAGGTGACGCCCTATAACCCGACCGGTACATCGCAGTAA
- the mfd gene encoding transcription-repair coupling factor, translating into MTNPTFPSGSLIPLTQPPLSDRLGNRQYWGNLHGSAQALAIVNAARNYAGLSLVIAPDTSSAIRLQTELSFFTGGDEQLPVLHLADWETLPYDSISPHQDIISERLRTLYRLPTTRRGILVVPITTLLQRLMPRSYLLGNSLMLAVGEQLDIDQLRHNLERAGYHAVDTVYEHGEFAVRGALLDIFPMGSDLPYRIDLFDDEVETLRTFDPETQMTIDKVEKIQLLPAKEFPLNKPGINLFKQQWLERFDVNHKECPVFQDISAGISPPGVEYYLPLFFDSCSNLFDYLPQNTLVYALGNFEKSAENFWLELLRRYESRRVDPLRPLLPPKDIYLSIDELYTQLKPYSRTFISNDILEERAGHYNFASCQPPNLPIRAQAEQPLAAIEAFLMEYHGRVLFCAESAGRRETLLELLGRIRVRPAPAESWQAFLSSKESIAITIAPLEQGLQQQQPDTVLIAESQLFGERIQQQRRRKQAQDNSELVVKNLTELKIGAPVVHIDHGVGRYRGLETITVDNQTNEFLTLEYADDAKLYVPVTSLHLISRYSGAEDDLAPLHKLGSESWQKAKRKAAEQIRDTAAELLEVYARRAARKGFAFPDPQTAYAAFSASFPFEETPDQQRAIEAVVKDMLSPKPMDRLVCGDVGFGKTEVAMRAAFVASHAGKQVAILAPTTLLAQQHYESLKDRFAEWPITIEVLSRFRTTKEVNQVLERLAEGKVDIIVGTHKLLQPDIKFKNLGLLIIDEEHRFGVRQKEQIKALRAEIDILTLTATPIPRTLNMSMAGIRDLSIIATPPARRLSVKTFVRTYDEAVIKEAILREILRGGQVYYLHNEVDTIEKVARELQELIPEARIAVGHGQMRERDLERVMSDFYHKRFNIMVCTTIIETGIDIPSANTIIINRADKFGLAQLHQLRGRVGRSHHQAYAYLLTPERRAMTDDAVKRLEAISAAEDLGAGFTLATYDMEIRGAGELLGEEQSGQIQTIGFSLYMEMLDRAVKAIRQGKQADIEQALKESIDINLRIPALIPSDYLPDVHLRLVMYKRLANAENAESLRDLQVEMIDRFGLLPDAVKNLFRVTQIKITAEQLGITKIEANSRGGKIEFSGATGVDPLQIVKLVQSQPRVYKLEGANQLKFAQDLESTEKRLQTLSELLDYLTPKS; encoded by the coding sequence ATGACAAACCCAACTTTCCCTTCAGGATCCCTAATACCACTGACACAACCACCGCTTTCAGATCGCCTCGGTAACCGCCAGTATTGGGGAAATCTGCACGGCAGTGCCCAGGCATTAGCTATTGTCAATGCCGCACGTAACTATGCAGGCTTAAGCCTGGTAATCGCTCCGGATACCAGCAGTGCCATCCGCCTGCAAACTGAATTGAGTTTTTTCACCGGCGGCGATGAACAACTTCCTGTGTTGCACCTGGCAGATTGGGAGACCTTACCCTACGACAGTATTTCCCCACACCAGGATATTATTTCCGAGCGTTTGCGCACGCTTTATCGATTACCCACAACCAGGCGGGGCATCCTTGTCGTCCCCATAACCACACTTTTGCAGCGTTTGATGCCGCGCAGCTATCTGCTTGGCAACAGCCTGATGCTGGCAGTAGGCGAACAACTGGATATTGACCAGCTGCGCCACAATCTTGAGCGCGCCGGATACCACGCCGTCGATACAGTTTACGAACACGGTGAATTTGCCGTGCGCGGTGCATTGCTGGATATATTCCCCATGGGCAGCGACCTGCCCTATCGCATCGATCTGTTCGATGATGAAGTGGAAACCCTGCGCACATTCGATCCAGAAACCCAGATGACGATCGATAAGGTGGAAAAAATCCAGCTGCTTCCCGCAAAGGAGTTTCCCCTCAACAAACCCGGCATCAATCTGTTCAAACAACAATGGCTGGAACGCTTTGATGTCAACCACAAGGAGTGTCCCGTATTTCAGGATATCAGTGCAGGTATCTCACCACCCGGCGTCGAATATTATCTGCCTCTCTTTTTCGATAGTTGCAGCAACCTGTTCGATTATTTACCGCAAAATACACTGGTCTATGCTCTGGGTAATTTTGAAAAATCGGCAGAGAATTTTTGGCTTGAATTGTTGCGTCGCTACGAAAGCCGTCGCGTCGACCCGTTGCGCCCACTGTTGCCCCCCAAAGATATTTACCTGAGTATTGACGAGCTCTATACCCAGCTAAAACCTTATTCGCGCACGTTTATCAGCAATGACATCCTTGAGGAGCGGGCCGGACATTATAATTTTGCCAGCTGCCAACCACCCAACCTGCCAATTCGCGCCCAAGCTGAGCAGCCCCTGGCAGCGATAGAAGCATTCCTGATGGAATATCACGGGCGTGTTCTGTTTTGCGCTGAATCCGCCGGTCGCCGCGAAACATTACTTGAACTGCTTGGCCGTATTCGCGTTCGCCCCGCACCGGCAGAAAGCTGGCAAGCATTTCTCTCCAGCAAGGAGAGTATTGCCATTACGATTGCTCCACTGGAACAGGGCTTGCAACAACAGCAACCCGATACAGTATTGATTGCCGAATCGCAGTTATTTGGTGAGCGCATCCAGCAACAACGCCGCCGTAAACAAGCGCAAGATAACAGCGAGCTGGTCGTTAAAAATCTGACGGAGCTTAAAATCGGGGCGCCGGTTGTCCATATCGACCACGGTGTTGGCCGCTACCGCGGGCTAGAAACCATTACTGTTGATAACCAGACCAATGAATTCCTCACACTTGAATACGCCGACGACGCAAAACTTTATGTACCCGTCACCAGCCTGCACCTGATCAGTCGCTACAGTGGCGCAGAAGATGACTTGGCGCCATTGCATAAACTGGGCAGCGAGTCCTGGCAAAAAGCCAAGCGCAAGGCCGCTGAACAGATCCGTGATACCGCCGCTGAACTGCTGGAAGTCTATGCCCGCCGCGCAGCGCGCAAGGGGTTTGCATTTCCCGATCCGCAAACAGCCTACGCGGCATTTTCAGCCAGTTTTCCTTTCGAGGAAACACCAGACCAACAGCGTGCTATTGAAGCGGTGGTCAAGGATATGTTATCGCCCAAACCTATGGATAGATTGGTGTGTGGCGATGTTGGCTTTGGTAAAACCGAAGTGGCCATGCGCGCGGCATTTGTCGCCAGCCATGCCGGAAAACAGGTCGCTATTCTCGCCCCCACAACGCTGCTGGCACAGCAGCACTATGAATCGCTCAAGGATCGCTTTGCTGAATGGCCCATTACCATTGAAGTGCTCTCCCGCTTCCGCACCACCAAAGAGGTCAACCAGGTACTGGAGCGGCTGGCGGAAGGAAAGGTCGATATTATCGTTGGCACCCACAAGTTGTTACAGCCAGACATTAAATTTAAAAACCTTGGGCTGTTGATTATCGATGAAGAACATCGCTTCGGTGTACGCCAGAAGGAACAGATCAAGGCCTTGCGCGCCGAAATCGACATCCTTACCCTGACCGCAACACCTATCCCGCGCACCTTGAATATGTCCATGGCAGGTATTCGCGATCTATCGATTATCGCCACACCACCAGCACGTCGCCTCTCTGTAAAAACCTTTGTCCGCACCTATGATGAGGCCGTTATCAAAGAGGCAATCCTGCGTGAAATCCTGCGCGGCGGCCAGGTGTATTACCTGCATAATGAAGTGGATACCATTGAAAAAGTTGCGCGGGAATTACAGGAGCTGATTCCGGAGGCCCGTATCGCTGTCGGCCATGGACAGATGCGTGAGCGTGACCTCGAACGGGTGATGTCGGATTTTTATCACAAACGTTTCAATATCATGGTGTGCACCACCATTATCGAAACCGGTATCGATATTCCCAGTGCCAACACCATTATTATCAACCGTGCCGATAAATTCGGTTTGGCCCAGTTGCATCAATTGCGCGGCCGCGTAGGACGTTCGCATCACCAGGCCTACGCCTATTTGTTAACGCCCGAACGCCGCGCCATGACCGATGATGCGGTGAAACGGCTGGAGGCGATCAGCGCCGCCGAGGACCTGGGTGCCGGCTTTACCCTGGCAACCTACGATATGGAAATACGCGGTGCCGGCGAACTCCTGGGAGAAGAGCAAAGCGGCCAGATCCAAACCATTGGCTTTTCACTGTATATGGAAATGCTCGACCGTGCGGTCAAGGCCATTCGCCAGGGTAAACAGGCTGATATTGAGCAGGCACTCAAGGAAAGCATTGATATCAACCTGCGCATTCCTGCCCTGATCCCCTCCGACTATTTACCTGATGTGCATTTGCGGTTGGTCATGTATAAGCGCCTGGCCAATGCCGAGAACGCAGAATCGCTACGTGACCTGCAAGTCGAAATGATTGACCGTTTCGGCCTGTTACCAGACGCGGTCAAAAATTTATTCCGGGTTACCCAGATCAAGATTACTGCCGAGCAATTGGGTATTACCAAAATCGAAGCCAACAGCCGCGGTGGAAAAATCGAGTTTTCCGGCGCTACCGGCGTCGATCCCCTGCAAATTGTCAAACTGGTACAAAGCCAACCGCGCGTGTATAAACTGGAAGGGGCTAACCAATTAAAATTCGCACAGGATCTCGAATCAACCGAAAAACGTTTGCAAACCCTGAGCGAATTGCTCGACTATTTAACCCCGAAAAGCTGA